In Janthinobacterium rivuli, a single genomic region encodes these proteins:
- a CDS encoding FecR family protein, with amino-acid sequence MTEQAEDDMGVIQKEAQAWVVRLASGQVSERDAQVFRHWCARSRKHANAFAEARAVWGAMAPAARAVKRAQAPVNVARRAWLGGAVAASLGLLVLRPPTDLWPAVAGLAADYATGTGEQREVALDGGVLVQMNTQTRLDAAPLQDGAAALVLLAGEAEFQAGLRGAARVRVQAGDGTVSAGSARFNIRLFGQEVCVTCLAGRLRVAQAGNDAELAAGQQLRYRPEHFGIARAVAKSDVSAWRHRLLVFKQSTLAEVVDEVNRYRPGKLILNGEALKLTRVQASFSLDRLDDVIALIQDAYGARVTRLPGGIVLFG; translated from the coding sequence ATGACTGAACAAGCGGAAGACGATATGGGTGTCATCCAGAAGGAAGCGCAGGCGTGGGTCGTGCGCCTGGCCTCGGGCCAGGTCAGCGAGCGCGACGCGCAAGTGTTTCGCCACTGGTGCGCGCGCAGCCGCAAGCATGCCAACGCGTTTGCCGAGGCGCGCGCCGTGTGGGGCGCCATGGCGCCGGCCGCGCGCGCCGTCAAGCGGGCCCAGGCGCCTGTCAACGTGGCGCGGCGCGCCTGGCTCGGCGGCGCCGTAGCCGCCTCGCTGGGTTTACTGGTGCTGCGCCCGCCCACGGATCTGTGGCCGGCCGTGGCCGGTCTTGCCGCCGACTATGCCACCGGCACGGGCGAGCAGCGTGAAGTGGCGCTCGACGGCGGCGTGCTGGTGCAGATGAATACGCAGACGCGCCTCGATGCGGCGCCGCTGCAGGATGGCGCCGCGGCGCTGGTGCTGCTGGCGGGCGAAGCGGAATTCCAGGCTGGCTTGCGCGGCGCGGCGCGGGTGCGCGTGCAGGCGGGCGACGGCACCGTGTCGGCCGGCAGCGCGCGCTTCAATATCCGCCTGTTCGGCCAGGAAGTGTGCGTGACGTGCCTGGCGGGCCGCTTGCGCGTGGCGCAGGCCGGCAACGACGCGGAACTGGCGGCGGGCCAGCAATTGCGTTATCGGCCCGAGCATTTCGGCATCGCCCGCGCCGTGGCAAAAAGCGACGTCAGCGCGTGGCGCCACCGGCTGCTGGTTTTTAAACAAAGCACCCTGGCCGAGGTGGTGGACGAGGTGAACCGCTACCGTCCCGGCAAGCTGATCCTCAATGGCGAGGCCTTGAAACTGACGCGCGTGCAAGCGAGCTTTTCGCTCGACCGCCTCGACGACGTGATCGCCCTGATCCAGGACGCGTATGGCGCGCGCGTGACGCGGCTGCCGGGCGGCATCGTGCTGTTCGGCTGA
- a CDS encoding RNA polymerase sigma factor: MPELLKTTLRKLFLERYGQFRRHLQRRLGSEDLANDALHETYLRVERMNAPEAISYPSAYLMRIAINIAEDQRRDNARLLSLPDIDDLYEMADELADPARTFSARAELEELERALQELPKRRRAIVIAARVDQLPHRDIAERFGISARTVEKELRAGLEHCCERMGRDFIQRFGPGAGKTSKHHD; encoded by the coding sequence ATGCCGGAACTGCTCAAAACCACCTTGCGCAAGCTGTTCCTGGAACGCTACGGACAGTTTCGCCGCCACCTGCAGCGCCGCCTCGGCTCGGAAGACCTGGCCAATGACGCGCTGCATGAAACGTATTTGCGGGTGGAACGGATGAACGCGCCCGAGGCGATCAGCTACCCGTCCGCCTACCTGATGCGCATCGCCATCAACATTGCGGAAGATCAACGCCGCGACAATGCGCGCCTGCTTAGTTTGCCCGACATCGACGATCTGTACGAGATGGCCGATGAGCTGGCCGACCCGGCCCGCACCTTCAGCGCGCGCGCCGAACTGGAAGAATTGGAACGGGCCTTGCAGGAATTGCCGAAACGCCGGCGCGCCATCGTCATCGCCGCCCGCGTCGACCAGTTGCCGCACCGCGACATCGCCGAGCGTTTCGGCATTTCCGCCCGCACCGTCGAGAAGGAATTGCGCGCCGGCCTCGAACATTGCTGCGAACGCATGGGACGCGATTTCATCCAGCGCTTCGGTCCCGGCGCGGGAAAAACGTCTAAACATCATGACTGA
- a CDS encoding secretin and TonB N-terminal domain-containing protein, translating to MTLMTFVRPAAGADGADAGAHALLRFDLPAQPLDAALVAFGEVTGYSVLVSSQLAAGKVAAPVRGDYTPAEALQRLLAGTQLGARFSGSNAFTLLALADAPVAAAPVPAEVTPASAALQGYAAILQRSLTRALCRLHPDAFGRYRLAFQLWLDERGKVRAVHVLEPSGVEQRDRAVLQRLRSLLIDGAPPAGLPQPLTILLTPRPDPDADCAPHLVAGAS from the coding sequence ATGACCTTGATGACATTCGTGCGGCCGGCTGCGGGCGCGGACGGTGCTGATGCCGGCGCGCACGCCCTCCTACGCTTCGACTTGCCCGCCCAGCCGCTCGATGCGGCCCTGGTGGCGTTTGGCGAAGTGACCGGGTATTCCGTGCTCGTCAGCAGCCAGCTGGCGGCCGGCAAAGTGGCCGCGCCCGTGCGCGGCGACTACACGCCGGCCGAAGCGCTGCAGCGCCTGCTGGCTGGCACGCAGCTGGGCGCGCGCTTCAGCGGCAGCAATGCGTTTACCTTGCTGGCGCTGGCCGACGCGCCCGTGGCAGCAGCACCTGTGCCGGCCGAAGTGACCCCCGCCAGCGCAGCATTGCAAGGCTATGCGGCCATCCTGCAGCGTTCGCTCACGCGCGCCCTGTGCCGCCTGCATCCGGACGCCTTTGGCCGCTACCGGCTGGCCTTCCAGCTGTGGCTTGACGAGCGGGGCAAGGTGCGCGCCGTGCATGTGCTGGAACCGAGTGGCGTGGAACAGCGCGACCGCGCCGTGCTGCAGCGCCTGCGCAGCCTGCTGATCGATGGCGCGCCGCCGGCGGGCTTGCCGCAGCCGCTGACGATTTTACTGACGCCGCGGCCCGATCCCGATGCCGATTGCGCGCCCCACCTCGTGGCCGGGGCGTCCTGA
- a CDS encoding Tex family protein, protein MLPTIEQRLALELAAKPVQVAAAIELLDEGATVPFIARYRKEATGGLDDIQLRLLEERLRYLRELEERRAAIVASITEQNKMTPELLDAVMHAEDKTRLEDLYLPYKQKRRTKAQIAIEAGLMPLADGLLDNPELTPEMEAGKFLRDAFTSADGNNPGVADTKAALDGARQILMERFAEDATLLQTLREYVQEHGIVESKVVEGKQDEGEKFADYFDYSETISTVPSHRALALLRGRREGILDVTLRLDTEAEKPKWDAPHNPCEGRIAARFGIKQQGRPADKWLADTARWTWRVKSFMHLETELMGALRERSELDAINVFATNLKALLLAAPAGQRATMGLDPGLRTGVKVAVVDATGKVVDTAVIYPHQPKNDWDGSLHTLGRLAAKHNVSLISIGNGTASRETDKLAQDLIKQHPEAKMTKIVVSEAGASVYSASEFASKELPDMDVSLRGAVSIARRLQDPLAELVKIDPKSIGVGQYQHDVSQSQLARSLDAVVEDCVNAVGVDVNTASAPLLARVSGLSASVAQSIVTYRDMKGAFTSRAALKAVPRLGDKTYEQAAGFLRVMGGENPLDASAVHPESYPLVEKILADIKKDIKAVIGETALLKTLSPAKYADETFGVPTISDILKELEKPGRDPRPEFTTATFKEGVEEIRDLRPDMILEGVVTNVAAFGAFVDIGVHQDGLVHISALSNTFVKDPHTVVKAGQVVRVKVLEVDEKRKRIALTMRLTDSAPQAGSKPEQKGDRNDRRSMAQHQSQSRNAPEPAGSMAAAFAKLRG, encoded by the coding sequence ATGCTGCCCACTATCGAACAACGTCTTGCCCTTGAACTTGCCGCCAAACCGGTGCAGGTTGCCGCCGCCATCGAACTGCTCGACGAAGGCGCCACCGTGCCCTTCATCGCCCGTTACCGCAAGGAAGCGACCGGCGGCCTCGACGATATCCAGCTGCGCCTGCTCGAAGAGCGCTTGCGCTACCTGCGCGAGCTGGAAGAGCGGCGCGCCGCCATCGTGGCCTCGATCACGGAACAGAACAAAATGACGCCCGAGCTGCTCGACGCCGTCATGCACGCGGAAGACAAGACGCGCCTCGAAGATTTGTACTTGCCGTACAAACAGAAGCGCCGCACGAAGGCGCAGATCGCCATCGAAGCGGGCCTGATGCCGCTGGCCGACGGCTTGCTGGACAATCCGGAACTGACGCCGGAAATGGAAGCGGGCAAGTTCCTGCGCGACGCGTTTACGAGTGCCGACGGCAACAATCCGGGCGTGGCGGACACCAAGGCGGCCCTCGACGGCGCGCGCCAGATTCTGATGGAGCGTTTCGCCGAAGACGCGACCCTGCTGCAAACCTTGCGCGAATACGTGCAGGAACATGGCATCGTCGAATCGAAAGTGGTGGAAGGCAAGCAGGACGAAGGCGAAAAATTCGCCGATTATTTCGATTACTCGGAAACCATTTCCACAGTCCCCTCGCACCGCGCGCTGGCGCTGCTGCGCGGCCGCCGCGAAGGCATCCTTGACGTCACCCTGCGCCTGGACACGGAAGCGGAAAAACCGAAATGGGATGCGCCGCACAACCCGTGCGAAGGCCGCATCGCCGCCCGCTTCGGCATCAAGCAACAAGGCCGCCCGGCCGACAAATGGCTGGCCGACACGGCACGCTGGACCTGGCGCGTGAAAAGCTTCATGCACCTGGAAACGGAACTGATGGGCGCGCTGCGCGAACGCTCGGAACTCGACGCCATCAACGTCTTCGCCACCAATTTGAAAGCGCTGCTGCTGGCAGCGCCGGCTGGCCAGCGCGCCACCATGGGCCTCGATCCTGGCTTGCGCACGGGCGTCAAGGTCGCTGTCGTTGATGCCACCGGTAAAGTCGTCGACACGGCCGTGATCTACCCGCACCAGCCGAAGAACGACTGGGATGGCTCGCTGCATACGCTGGGCCGCCTGGCCGCCAAGCACAATGTGTCGCTCATCTCCATCGGCAACGGCACCGCCTCGCGCGAAACCGATAAACTGGCGCAGGACCTGATCAAGCAGCATCCGGAAGCGAAGATGACGAAGATCGTCGTCTCGGAAGCGGGCGCGTCGGTGTATTCGGCGTCCGAATTCGCGTCGAAAGAATTGCCGGACATGGATGTGTCCCTGCGCGGCGCCGTCTCGATCGCCCGCCGCCTGCAAGACCCGCTGGCCGAACTGGTGAAAATTGACCCGAAATCGATCGGCGTGGGCCAGTACCAGCACGACGTGAGCCAAAGCCAGCTGGCCCGCTCGCTCGATGCGGTAGTGGAAGATTGCGTGAACGCCGTCGGCGTGGACGTCAATACGGCGTCGGCGCCGCTGCTGGCGCGCGTGTCCGGCCTGTCGGCCAGCGTGGCGCAAAGCATCGTCACCTACCGCGACATGAAGGGCGCGTTCACCTCGCGCGCGGCCCTGAAAGCCGTGCCGCGCCTGGGCGACAAGACGTATGAACAGGCCGCCGGCTTCCTGCGCGTGATGGGCGGCGAAAACCCGCTGGACGCCTCGGCAGTCCACCCGGAATCGTACCCGCTGGTGGAAAAGATCCTCGCTGACATCAAGAAAGATATCAAGGCTGTCATCGGCGAAACGGCCTTGCTGAAAACCCTCAGCCCGGCAAAATATGCGGATGAAACGTTTGGCGTGCCGACCATTTCCGACATTTTGAAGGAACTGGAAAAGCCGGGCCGCGATCCCCGTCCGGAATTCACCACCGCTACCTTCAAGGAAGGCGTGGAAGAGATCCGCGACTTGCGCCCGGACATGATTTTAGAGGGCGTGGTCACCAACGTGGCCGCCTTTGGCGCCTTCGTCGATATCGGCGTGCACCAGGATGGCCTTGTGCACATCTCGGCCCTGTCGAACACGTTTGTCAAAGATCCGCACACGGTGGTCAAGGCTGGCCAGGTCGTGCGTGTCAAAGTGCTGGAAGTCGACGAGAAGCGCAAGCGCATCGCCCTGACCATGCGTTTGACGGACAGCGCGCCGCAGGCGGGCAGCAAGCCCGAGCAAAAGGGCGACCGCAACGACCGCCGCAGCATGGCGCAGCACCAGTCGCAGTCGCGCAACGCGCCCGAGCCGGCCGGCAGCATGGCCGCCGCGTTCGCCAAGCTGCGCGGCTAA
- a CDS encoding GNAT family N-acetyltransferase, giving the protein MAARHDLIILTVDAASVEAQLLLDALSEALLRINGDSGRSSFDVEAATPRGGFYLARDAAGELLGCAALRPLGEADSAIGELKRMYARPRAGGVGAALLAHVEAQARQHGYQALHLSTRVINTRAVAFYAKHGYAPVIAWGKYVGAAQSVCLGKTL; this is encoded by the coding sequence ATGGCCGCCAGGCATGATCTGATCATCCTGACGGTGGACGCCGCCAGCGTGGAGGCGCAGCTGCTGCTCGACGCATTGTCGGAGGCGTTGCTGCGCATCAATGGCGACAGCGGCCGTTCTTCCTTCGATGTCGAGGCGGCAACGCCGCGCGGCGGCTTTTATCTGGCCCGTGATGCGGCTGGAGAACTGCTGGGCTGCGCCGCCCTGCGGCCGCTGGGCGAGGCGGACAGCGCCATCGGAGAACTCAAGCGCATGTATGCGCGCCCTCGCGCCGGCGGCGTGGGCGCGGCCCTGCTGGCCCATGTAGAGGCGCAGGCGCGCCAGCATGGCTACCAGGCCTTGCACCTGTCCACCCGCGTGATAAATACCCGCGCCGTGGCGTTTTATGCCAAACACGGCTATGCACCCGTCATTGCTTGGGGCAAATACGTGGGCGCGGCACAATCGGTGTGCCTGGGCAAGACCTTATAA